The following proteins are co-located in the Agromyces laixinhei genome:
- a CDS encoding CoA-acylating methylmalonate-semialdehyde dehydrogenase, protein MSVIRHFIAGHETALAERTGPVFNPATGAQQHEVAFASVDEVEQAIAAAEAALPGWRATGLIKRADVFFRLRQLLAERKSELAAIVTSEHGKVLSDAAGEVSRGIENVEFAAGLVHLLKGEHSEQVARGVDVHSLKQPVGVVGAITPFNFPVMVPLWMVASAIACGNTVVLKPSEKDPSAAVFIAKLFQEAGLPDGVLNVVHGDKVAVDTILDSPTVRAISFVGSTPIAKSIYERASQNGKRVQALGGAKNHMVVMPDADLDGAADAAVSAAYGSAGERCMAVSVLVAVGDEVADQIVAKVAERMSKLTIGDGTDDASEMGPLITREHRDRVASYVTGAAAEGATVVVDGTAAEFEGGGFFVGTSLLDHVEPGMKVYEDEIFGPVLAVVRVANYDEAVALINANRFANGVAVFTRDGGTARQFEFDIEVGMVGVNVPIPVPVGAYSFGGWKDSLFGDSHIYGPESIHFYTRSKVVTSRWPQPSESQINLGFPSNH, encoded by the coding sequence ATGAGCGTCATCCGCCACTTCATCGCAGGCCACGAGACCGCACTCGCCGAGCGCACCGGCCCCGTCTTCAACCCGGCGACCGGCGCGCAGCAGCACGAGGTGGCCTTCGCCTCCGTCGACGAGGTCGAGCAGGCGATCGCCGCTGCCGAGGCCGCACTGCCCGGGTGGCGCGCGACGGGCCTGATCAAGCGGGCCGACGTGTTCTTCCGCCTTCGCCAGCTGCTCGCCGAGCGCAAGTCGGAGCTCGCCGCGATCGTCACGAGCGAGCACGGCAAGGTGCTGTCGGATGCCGCGGGCGAGGTCTCGCGGGGCATCGAGAACGTCGAGTTCGCCGCGGGGCTCGTGCACCTCCTGAAGGGCGAGCACTCCGAGCAGGTCGCCCGCGGCGTCGACGTGCACTCCCTGAAGCAGCCGGTCGGCGTCGTCGGCGCGATCACCCCGTTCAACTTCCCCGTCATGGTGCCGCTCTGGATGGTCGCCTCGGCGATCGCGTGCGGCAACACCGTCGTGCTGAAGCCCTCCGAGAAGGATCCGAGCGCCGCGGTCTTCATCGCGAAGCTGTTCCAGGAGGCGGGGCTTCCCGACGGCGTGCTGAACGTCGTGCACGGCGACAAGGTCGCCGTCGACACCATCCTCGACTCCCCTACGGTGCGCGCGATCAGCTTCGTCGGCTCCACGCCGATCGCGAAGTCGATCTACGAGCGCGCTTCGCAGAACGGCAAGCGCGTGCAGGCCCTCGGCGGTGCGAAGAACCACATGGTCGTGATGCCCGATGCCGACCTCGACGGCGCGGCCGACGCCGCGGTCTCCGCCGCGTACGGCTCGGCCGGCGAGCGCTGCATGGCCGTGTCGGTGCTCGTCGCCGTCGGTGACGAGGTCGCCGACCAGATCGTCGCGAAGGTCGCCGAGCGGATGTCGAAGCTCACGATCGGCGACGGCACCGACGACGCGAGCGAAATGGGCCCGCTGATCACCCGCGAGCACCGTGACCGGGTCGCGTCGTATGTGACCGGCGCGGCCGCAGAGGGCGCGACCGTCGTCGTCGACGGCACCGCCGCCGAGTTCGAGGGCGGCGGATTCTTCGTCGGCACGTCGCTCCTCGACCACGTCGAGCCGGGCATGAAGGTGTACGAAGACGAGATCTTCGGCCCCGTGCTCGCGGTCGTGCGCGTCGCGAACTACGACGAGGCCGTCGCGCTCATCAACGCCAACCGGTTCGCGAACGGCGTGGCCGTGTTCACCCGCGACGGCGGCACCGCGCGGCAGTTCGAGTTCGACATCGAGGTCGGCATGGTCGGCGTCAACGTGCCGATCCCCGTTCCGGTCGGCGCGTACTCGTTCGGCGGGTGGAAGGATTCGCTCTTCGGCGATTCCCACATCTACGGCCCCGAGTCGATCCACTTCTACACCCGATCGAAGGTCGTGACCTCGCGGTGGCCGCAGCCCTCCGAGTCGCAGATCAACCTCGGCTTCCCGTCCAACCACTGA
- a CDS encoding aspartate aminotransferase family protein, which translates to MSDTITAAPAAAYADRFGTRHPLPDAVAGAKVRADDRAHVFHSWSAQALIDPLPIAAGEGSTFWDYEGNAYLDFSSQLVNLNLGHQHPDLVAAIQRQAGRLATIQPSMASDVRGDLARRIADVAPGDLDRVFFTNGGADANEYAVRMARAVTGRRKVLSMYRSYHGGTATAISLTGDPRRWANESSDGSVAHFMGPYAYRSSFHSETPEQEAERALAHLEQVIVLEGASTVAAIIIETVVGTNGVLVPPPGYLQGVRTLCDKYGIVYIADEVMTGFGRIGEWFAVNAFDVVPDLITFAKGVNSGYVPLGGVVISQRIASHFDTVAFAGGLTYSGHPLACAAGVATFEVFERDGILERVRDLGSRVVGPRLREIAAKHPSVGEVRGAGLFWAIELVRDPATREPLVPFNAGGADAAPMAAVASACKQAGLWPFIHFNRMHVAPPLVITEHELERGLDIIDEALSIADGHVA; encoded by the coding sequence ATGAGCGACACCATCACCGCCGCGCCCGCGGCCGCCTACGCCGACCGGTTCGGCACGCGGCATCCGCTGCCCGACGCCGTTGCCGGGGCGAAGGTGCGCGCCGACGACCGCGCGCACGTGTTCCACTCGTGGAGCGCGCAGGCGCTCATCGACCCGCTGCCGATCGCCGCGGGCGAGGGCTCGACCTTCTGGGACTACGAGGGCAACGCGTACCTCGACTTCTCGTCGCAGCTCGTGAACCTGAACCTCGGCCACCAGCACCCCGACCTCGTCGCCGCGATCCAGCGGCAGGCGGGCCGGCTCGCGACCATCCAGCCGTCGATGGCGTCGGATGTCCGCGGCGACCTCGCCCGCCGCATCGCCGACGTCGCCCCGGGCGACCTCGACCGGGTGTTCTTCACCAACGGCGGTGCCGACGCGAACGAGTACGCCGTGCGCATGGCCAGGGCCGTCACCGGTCGCCGCAAGGTGCTGTCGATGTACCGCAGCTACCACGGTGGCACGGCGACGGCGATCTCGCTCACGGGCGACCCGCGCCGCTGGGCCAACGAGTCGAGCGACGGCAGCGTCGCGCACTTCATGGGCCCGTATGCGTACCGTTCGTCGTTCCACTCGGAGACCCCCGAGCAGGAGGCCGAGCGCGCCCTCGCCCACCTCGAGCAGGTCATCGTGCTCGAGGGCGCCTCGACGGTCGCGGCGATCATCATCGAGACGGTCGTCGGCACCAACGGCGTGCTCGTGCCTCCGCCCGGGTACCTGCAGGGCGTGCGCACGCTGTGCGACAAGTACGGCATCGTCTACATCGCCGACGAGGTCATGACCGGCTTCGGCCGCATCGGCGAGTGGTTCGCGGTGAACGCGTTCGACGTCGTGCCCGACCTCATCACCTTCGCGAAGGGCGTGAACTCGGGCTACGTGCCGCTCGGCGGCGTGGTCATCTCGCAGCGCATCGCCTCGCACTTCGACACGGTCGCGTTCGCCGGCGGGCTGACGTATTCGGGGCATCCGCTCGCCTGCGCGGCGGGTGTGGCGACGTTCGAGGTGTTCGAGCGCGATGGCATCCTCGAACGGGTTCGCGACCTCGGGTCGCGGGTGGTCGGCCCGCGCCTCCGCGAGATCGCCGCGAAGCACCCGTCGGTCGGCGAAGTTCGCGGTGCCGGACTGTTCTGGGCGATCGAGCTCGTGCGCGACCCTGCGACCCGCGAACCGCTCGTTCCGTTCAACGCGGGCGGGGCGGATGCCGCGCCGATGGCGGCCGTGGCATCGGCGTGCAAGCAGGCGGGGCTCTGGCCGTTCATCCACTTCAACCGGATGCACGTCGCACCGCCGCTCGTGATCACCGAGCACGAACTGGAGCGGGGGCTCGACATCATCGACGAGGCGCTGAGCATCGCCGACGGCCACGTCGCCTGA
- a CDS encoding flavin monoamine oxidase family protein: MESGAAPEGIGRRTFLAASLSGITTLALASCTWSEPSPSPPPTTVPPATTPPAPTNGVPLPTAMSRSSWGDDAFSRGALSFDAVGSTPDLRRALAEPVGDRLIIAGEATDPERPGTLAGARESGLRAAADVTRLGTSGERVAVIGAGLAGLTAARELVDAGFEVLVIEARDRLGGRIQSVDASGFDTSIEMGAVFTGDDAAVIDALRDASVDTVPFVAEVSATTTAGLSVPIPPTGPDAVAIAQQWAAGRPADVSLATALAGSGATPLSAVPDESGVSPADWLAHTINSGVAPSTGAATSTVSAERYDPDRLGGLGELVTGRLADYVDALAEPLEIAVSSVVTRIAYDDARVSLRLDSGESLNVDRAVVTVPLGVLKTDTVEFSPALPLMHQRAISVLGMGVVDTVWLRFDEAFWRADAAGEPDDPDDTADAAAPSPANVLTVVGAPTPVALWIDAGLTSGEPLLLGLIAAARATRLEALDDEEFQAEVLDSLAPFATATG, from the coding sequence ATGGAGTCAGGGGCGGCCCCCGAGGGCATCGGACGGCGAACCTTCCTCGCCGCCTCGCTCTCGGGCATCACGACGCTCGCACTCGCGAGCTGCACGTGGTCGGAGCCGAGCCCGAGCCCGCCGCCCACCACGGTGCCGCCGGCCACGACACCGCCCGCCCCGACGAACGGCGTTCCGCTGCCGACCGCCATGAGCCGTTCGAGCTGGGGCGACGATGCGTTCTCGCGCGGGGCGCTCAGTTTCGACGCCGTCGGAAGCACCCCCGACCTCAGACGTGCACTGGCAGAACCCGTCGGCGATCGCCTCATCATCGCGGGCGAGGCGACCGACCCCGAACGGCCGGGCACCCTGGCCGGTGCCAGGGAATCGGGCCTCCGTGCCGCTGCCGATGTCACGCGACTCGGCACGAGCGGTGAACGCGTCGCCGTCATCGGCGCGGGCCTCGCGGGGCTGACGGCGGCACGCGAACTCGTCGACGCGGGCTTCGAGGTGCTCGTGATCGAGGCGCGCGATCGATTGGGCGGCCGGATCCAGAGCGTGGATGCCTCGGGCTTCGACACCTCGATCGAGATGGGGGCCGTCTTCACCGGCGACGATGCCGCCGTCATCGACGCGCTGCGCGACGCATCCGTCGACACCGTGCCGTTCGTCGCCGAGGTCTCTGCGACGACGACCGCGGGCCTCAGCGTGCCCATTCCGCCGACCGGCCCCGATGCCGTCGCGATCGCGCAGCAGTGGGCGGCCGGCCGGCCCGCCGATGTGTCGCTCGCGACGGCGCTCGCCGGCTCGGGTGCGACTCCGCTGTCGGCGGTGCCGGATGAATCCGGCGTGAGCCCCGCCGATTGGCTCGCGCACACGATCAACAGCGGCGTCGCCCCATCGACCGGCGCCGCCACGTCTACCGTCTCCGCCGAGCGATACGATCCCGACCGGCTCGGAGGCCTCGGGGAACTCGTCACCGGTCGGCTCGCGGACTACGTCGACGCCCTCGCCGAGCCGCTCGAGATCGCGGTGTCGAGCGTCGTCACGCGCATCGCCTACGACGACGCTCGGGTGAGCCTTCGGCTCGACTCGGGCGAATCGCTGAACGTCGACCGGGCGGTCGTCACCGTGCCGCTCGGCGTGCTGAAGACCGACACCGTGGAGTTCTCTCCGGCGCTGCCGCTCATGCACCAGCGTGCGATCTCGGTGCTCGGCATGGGCGTGGTCGACACGGTCTGGCTGCGCTTCGACGAGGCGTTCTGGCGAGCGGATGCCGCGGGCGAGCCCGATGACCCGGACGACACCGCCGACGCCGCGGCGCCCTCGCCCGCGAACGTCCTCACGGTCGTCGGCGCCCCGACGCCGGTCGCCCTGTGGATCGACGCGGGCCTCACCTCGGGCGAGCCCCTCCTTCTCGGCCTCATCGCTGCAGCACGGGCGACTCGGCTCGAGGCTCTCGACGATGAGGAGTTCCAGGCAGAGGTGCTCGATTCGCTTGCGCCCTTCGCCACAGCAACCGGTTGA
- a CDS encoding Pr6Pr family membrane protein → MVGPANSTRGAEARRALGVFRLLVAVLEIVAIVGNFQYVLGFRFFATANFFSYFTVQSAFAAVVTLGIAGWFALRRPRDPAWLGVLRTMVTVYLLVSGIVFAVIVAQASTRDYRVDVPWSDTLLHFVVPALAVAAWSTDAVLAVNPRVPWSTVGWVLVYPSLWLVYTLVRGADVGWYPYFFLDEAQVGSALGVAFYCLLVLAIFVSLTAGLVSINRLLWRRAQANRAPLPGTPHRREPRAESPVLQR, encoded by the coding sequence ATGGTCGGTCCGGCGAACTCCACTCGCGGGGCCGAGGCGCGGCGGGCCCTCGGCGTGTTCCGCCTGCTGGTGGCGGTGCTCGAGATCGTGGCGATCGTCGGCAACTTCCAGTACGTGCTCGGATTCCGCTTCTTCGCGACCGCGAACTTCTTCAGCTACTTCACCGTGCAGTCGGCGTTCGCCGCGGTCGTCACGCTCGGCATCGCGGGATGGTTCGCGCTGCGCCGGCCCCGCGACCCCGCGTGGCTCGGCGTTCTGCGCACGATGGTCACGGTGTACCTGCTCGTCTCGGGAATCGTCTTCGCCGTCATCGTCGCGCAGGCGTCGACGCGCGACTACCGGGTCGACGTGCCGTGGTCGGACACGCTCCTCCATTTCGTGGTGCCCGCGCTCGCGGTGGCGGCCTGGTCCACCGATGCCGTGCTCGCGGTCAACCCGCGGGTGCCGTGGTCGACCGTGGGATGGGTGCTCGTGTACCCGTCGCTGTGGCTCGTCTACACGCTGGTTCGAGGTGCGGATGTCGGCTGGTATCCGTACTTCTTCCTCGACGAGGCGCAGGTCGGAAGCGCTCTCGGCGTCGCCTTCTACTGTCTGCTCGTGCTCGCGATCTTCGTCTCGTTGACGGCGGGGCTCGTCTCGATCAACCGGTTGCTGTGGCGAAGGGCGCAAGCGAATCGAGCACCTCTGCCTGGAACTCCTCATCGTCGAGAGCCTCGAGCCGAGTCGCCCGTGCTGCAGCGATGA
- a CDS encoding M24 family metallopeptidase: MAEDHVSRLAATRERMRAHGFDALVVVDPANLHYLTGYDAWSFYMPQLLFVPLEGDVLFVTRHMDAVGAHRTADLPPDQILGYPEDLIHRRDRHPFDWAATQLRDRGHATAMRVGYEGEAHFFSPRSFAALAQGLPEWTMVDDHDLVGWVRLVKSPAELELMRGAGRIASAVMAAGIDAIRVGVPQHELAAVIQAAQARGVDGAAGDYPSIVPLLPTAEAADTPHLTWSARRLVADEGVSLELAGVHRRYHAPLARTVSLGRPSRELDRIAGVTADGLELVLGAMRPGVPVREVVSGWTSLLARAGLEKESRLGYSVGIGYPPDWGERTVSIRDDDETVLEAGMCFHVIAGMWMRDYGCEISETVAVADAGIEVLTSAPRQLIVKEAA, encoded by the coding sequence ATGGCCGAAGATCACGTGAGTCGCCTTGCCGCCACCCGCGAGCGGATGCGCGCACACGGCTTCGATGCACTCGTGGTCGTCGATCCCGCGAACCTCCACTACCTCACCGGCTACGACGCCTGGTCGTTCTACATGCCGCAACTGCTGTTCGTGCCGCTCGAGGGCGACGTGCTGTTCGTCACCCGGCACATGGACGCGGTCGGGGCGCACCGCACCGCCGACCTCCCGCCCGACCAGATTCTCGGGTACCCCGAAGACCTGATCCATCGCCGTGACCGCCACCCGTTCGACTGGGCGGCGACGCAGCTGCGTGATCGCGGCCATGCGACCGCGATGCGGGTCGGCTATGAGGGCGAGGCGCATTTCTTCAGCCCTCGCTCGTTCGCGGCGCTCGCGCAGGGCCTGCCCGAGTGGACGATGGTCGACGATCACGACCTCGTCGGGTGGGTACGGCTCGTGAAGTCGCCCGCCGAGCTCGAGCTCATGCGCGGCGCGGGCCGCATCGCGAGCGCCGTGATGGCCGCCGGCATCGATGCCATCCGGGTCGGCGTTCCGCAGCACGAGCTCGCCGCGGTCATCCAGGCCGCCCAGGCACGCGGCGTCGACGGCGCGGCCGGCGATTACCCGTCGATCGTGCCGCTGCTGCCCACCGCAGAGGCCGCCGACACTCCCCACCTCACCTGGAGCGCACGGCGACTCGTCGCCGACGAGGGCGTCTCGCTCGAACTCGCCGGCGTGCACCGCCGGTACCACGCGCCGCTCGCCCGCACCGTCTCGCTCGGGCGACCGTCGCGTGAGCTCGACCGAATCGCCGGGGTCACCGCTGACGGCCTCGAACTCGTGCTCGGCGCGATGCGACCGGGCGTACCGGTGCGCGAGGTGGTCAGCGGCTGGACGAGCCTGCTGGCACGTGCCGGACTCGAGAAGGAGTCGCGGCTCGGCTACTCGGTCGGCATCGGCTACCCGCCCGACTGGGGAGAACGCACCGTGAGCATCCGCGACGACGACGAGACGGTGCTCGAAGCGGGCATGTGCTTCCATGTCATCGCCGGCATGTGGATGCGGGACTACGGTTGCGAGATCAGCGAGACGGTGGCGGTCGCCGACGCCGGCATCGAAGTGCTCACGAGCGCACCCCGGCAGCTCATCGTGAAGGAGGCCGCATGA